A single Wolbachia endosymbiont (group A) of Bibio marci DNA region contains:
- a CDS encoding efflux RND transporter periplasmic adaptor subunit, which produces MQLFLTRLVNKFYYLKVRNKAIILSSIAFILLFFISSAFLKKDQAVHSDNATSSFSVKTQECAPQNRTIYLNFSGTVNPLHRASLVSKISGKIIAIYLPDGEKVKRDDVVLKIENYDRIEQAQKAKALLKQREIEYDSSHKLNKKGYGAQIKVEAAFTALQSAKADLKRLELDLENTAVKSPIDGYIDKINANEGDFVNVGQKIADVVDFDQILVVLYVSENEVSKIELGSTAQINLLDGKELAGEVSFISKIAEPKTGSYRVEVKVTDNKMISLQGLTANVRLPSGERFAYKVPSSALSLSDEGALGIKIIDDNNYVIFAPIEIVDHESDGVWIVANNEDKPIKLIVLGHLFVKSGDKV; this is translated from the coding sequence ATGCAGTTGTTTCTAACAAGATTGGTCAACAAATTCTATTATTTAAAGGTGAGAAACAAAGCAATCATCCTTTCTAGTATTGCTTTTATTCTACTGTTTTTTATCAGCAGTGCATTTTTAAAAAAAGATCAGGCGGTTCATAGTGATAATGCAACTAGTAGCTTTTCAGTAAAAACTCAAGAATGTGCGCCGCAAAACCGCACTATATATTTAAATTTTTCTGGTACAGTAAATCCCTTACATAGAGCTAGCCTTGTCTCAAAAATAAGTGGTAAGATTATTGCTATTTATTTACCTGATGGTGAAAAGGTAAAAAGAGATGATGTAGTGTTAAAGATAGAAAATTATGACAGGATTGAGCAAGCTCAGAAAGCTAAAGCTTTATTAAAGCAGCGTGAAATTGAGTATGATTCCTCTCACAAACTGAATAAAAAAGGCTATGGAGCACAAATAAAAGTAGAAGCAGCTTTTACTGCGTTACAAAGTGCAAAAGCTGACCTAAAAAGGCTAGAATTGGATTTAGAAAACACTGCAGTCAAATCTCCTATAGATGGTTATATTGATAAAATCAATGCAAATGAAGGGGATTTTGTTAATGTTGGGCAAAAAATAGCTGACGTGGTTGATTTCGATCAAATTCTTGTAGTGTTATATGTTTCGGAAAATGAAGTAAGTAAAATAGAGCTAGGCAGCACAGCTCAAATTAATTTACTGGACGGAAAAGAATTGGCAGGTGAAGTAAGTTTTATTAGTAAAATTGCTGAGCCTAAAACTGGGTCTTATAGGGTAGAGGTAAAGGTAACTGATAATAAAATGATATCCTTGCAGGGACTAACTGCCAACGTAAGACTACCTTCAGGCGAAAGATTTGCATATAAAGTTCCTTCTTCAGCCCTGAGCTTAAGTGACGAGGGTGCTCTTGGAATAAAGATTATTGATGACAATAATTATGTAATATTTGCACCAATAGAAATTGTTGATCATGAGAGCGATGGGGTTTGGATAGTAGCAAATAACGAAGATAAACCCATAAAGTTAATAGTATTGGGCCACCTATTTGTTAAGTCTGGTGATAAGGTTTAA
- a CDS encoding IS5 family transposase, translating to MPQKMKVSNQNEYNKFLQERGNIFHYINEAIENWYENSPKMQGGNYIYSDKVVILVHIIVNLFRIGLRQTVGFIKGYMQQIGRDLAVISYSQASRRFKKLNIKINDCRIDKNNMEDIEIAIDSTGISIYNNTPGHSKENSANRKYRGYEQTRKLHVMLNINSKKAIAVKYSNGVYSDHYGACDLLKEVNFQHVIKALYADRAYDRHKFYKLCHEYDIKAKIPPINNAAEHPEIDYMSDRNAAIRLIKLYGEDGVKEWKKEVNYGKRSYIEGFFSRLKQIFGFSFRNKSEVNREKELLIKCYLLNQFTEIGMAKFEMAT from the coding sequence ATGCCACAGAAAATGAAAGTCAGTAACCAAAATGAATATAACAAATTTCTCCAGGAAAGAGGAAATATTTTTCATTATATCAATGAAGCCATAGAAAATTGGTATGAAAATAGTCCAAAAATGCAAGGCGGCAACTATATTTACAGTGATAAAGTTGTGATTTTGGTGCATATAATTGTCAATCTTTTTAGAATTGGTTTAAGACAAACGGTGGGGTTTATAAAAGGATATATGCAACAAATAGGAAGAGATTTAGCAGTTATCAGCTATTCACAAGCATCAAGAAGGTTTAAGAAACTTAATATTAAGATCAATGATTGCAGAATTGATAAAAATAATATGGAAGACATCGAAATTGCTATAGATAGTACAGGTATCAGCATTTACAACAATACCCCTGGTCACAGCAAGGAAAATAGCGCTAACAGAAAATATCGTGGCTATGAACAGACAAGAAAATTGCATGTAATGTTGAATATAAACAGCAAAAAAGCCATAGCTGTAAAATACAGTAACGGTGTCTACTCTGATCACTATGGAGCTTGCGATTTGCTTAAAGAAGTTAATTTTCAGCATGTCATAAAAGCACTATATGCAGATAGGGCATATGATAGGCACAAGTTTTACAAATTGTGTCACGAATATGATATAAAGGCAAAAATTCCACCAATAAACAATGCGGCAGAACATCCAGAAATAGATTATATGTCTGACAGAAATGCTGCTATTAGGTTAATAAAATTATACGGTGAAGATGGCGTGAAAGAATGGAAAAAAGAAGTAAATTATGGGAAAAGATCTTATATTGAAGGGTTTTTCTCAAGATTAAAGCAAATATTTGGATTCAGCTTTAGGAATAAATCCGAAGTAAATCGCGAAAAAGAATTGCTGATTAAGTGCTATTTGCTTAATCAATTTACTGAAATTGGTATGGCTAAATTTGAAATGGCTACATGA
- the dnaG gene encoding DNA primase, producing MDHIDIIKSKLLLSEIVGKKVRLIKRGDSFVGLCPFHNEKTPSFSVSNTKGLYYCFGCLASGDAFEFISQTEGLSFKEALERLAQVTGVELPKNLNVTKEDNKLFSTLSLAANWFAQKNQGVVDYLKQRKILPEIIDKFKIGYAPSSGLKEYLNSSGIEDKILIDIGLVNKNFHDYFYDRLIFPIYNIAGRVIGFGGRALSSEQQPKYLNSPESQLFKKRENLYGLNFALSEIRKKQHIFVVEGYMDTIALHQAGISNAVAPLGTAISAEQIKNLWRFAKEISICMDGDSAGRHAATRVAELALPILEPGYTLKFVILPSNKDPYDICNELEYKKEDVLTALDHSTKLHSEYLWHHIIDSNLQNYEKLAPEKYSILEHKFMEYVNTISNSSIRRYYRDYFYNKASELRSSFKKQIFNSKARATKGEYLHSKSPELIEAEQNQAVILRIAVEFPEILNRPIFFEQFSHFEFTNEMKRLQQRIIDVISNKSKLGKEALLQELKQFNVIKYVFEKTSILSSQLNERKSAEIVWNNIVLLKELNALRKERTEARLSGNLDLEERLIEQIKQIESSIQEMQMKFIEK from the coding sequence ATGGATCACATAGATATTATAAAATCAAAATTATTATTATCTGAAATAGTAGGTAAAAAAGTCAGGCTAATAAAAAGAGGAGATAGTTTTGTTGGGCTCTGTCCATTTCATAACGAAAAAACCCCATCTTTTTCGGTAAGTAATACTAAAGGATTGTATTACTGTTTTGGTTGCTTAGCTAGTGGTGACGCATTTGAATTTATTTCACAAACTGAAGGATTAAGCTTTAAAGAAGCATTGGAAAGATTAGCACAAGTTACAGGTGTTGAGTTACCTAAAAACCTTAATGTTACCAAAGAAGACAATAAACTATTTTCAACACTAAGCTTAGCTGCAAATTGGTTTGCACAAAAAAATCAGGGCGTTGTAGATTATTTAAAGCAGCGCAAGATTTTACCTGAAATCATAGATAAATTTAAGATAGGTTATGCACCAAGCTCTGGTTTGAAAGAGTATTTAAACTCTTCAGGTATTGAAGACAAAATTTTAATTGATATTGGATTAGTAAACAAAAATTTTCATGATTATTTTTATGACCGGCTGATATTTCCTATATACAACATTGCAGGAAGAGTTATTGGTTTTGGCGGACGTGCGCTGAGTTCTGAGCAACAGCCGAAATATTTAAATAGCCCAGAGAGTCAGCTCTTCAAGAAGAGGGAGAATTTATACGGATTAAACTTTGCTTTAAGCGAAATACGTAAAAAACAGCACATATTTGTTGTTGAAGGATATATGGACACTATAGCGCTACATCAAGCGGGAATTAGTAATGCAGTTGCTCCACTTGGTACCGCAATTTCTGCAGAACAGATAAAAAATCTATGGAGATTTGCTAAAGAAATCTCCATCTGTATGGATGGCGATAGTGCTGGACGTCATGCTGCTACCCGAGTTGCAGAACTTGCTCTGCCAATATTAGAGCCTGGATACACGTTAAAGTTTGTGATTTTGCCGAGTAATAAAGATCCATACGATATATGTAACGAACTGGAATACAAGAAAGAAGACGTATTGACTGCTCTTGACCATTCAACAAAACTGCATTCTGAATATTTATGGCATCACATAATCGATAGCAATTTGCAAAATTATGAAAAACTTGCTCCGGAAAAATATTCAATTCTTGAGCACAAGTTCATGGAATATGTAAATACTATTAGCAACAGCAGTATTAGAAGGTATTACAGAGATTATTTTTACAATAAGGCTAGTGAACTAAGAAGTAGCTTCAAAAAACAGATTTTTAATAGTAAAGCTAGAGCAACAAAAGGTGAGTATCTTCATAGCAAATCTCCAGAGCTAATTGAAGCAGAGCAAAATCAGGCCGTAATTTTACGTATAGCCGTAGAATTTCCTGAAATCTTGAACCGTCCTATATTTTTTGAGCAATTTTCTCATTTTGAATTTACTAATGAGATGAAAAGATTACAACAGCGTATAATTGATGTAATAAGTAACAAAAGCAAACTTGGTAAAGAGGCTTTGTTACAAGAATTGAAACAGTTTAACGTTATAAAGTATGTATTTGAAAAAACTAGCATACTAAGTAGCCAACTGAACGAGAGAAAATCTGCAGAAATTGTGTGGAATAATATAGTGTTACTAAAAGAATTAAATGCATTACGAAAAGAAAGAACCGAAGCGAGGCTGAGCGGTAATCTTGACTTAGAAGAAAGGTTGATAGAACAAATAAAGCAAATAGAAAGTAGTATACAAGAAATGCAAATGAAGTTTATTGAAAAGTAG